The following proteins are co-located in the Leptospira weilii genome:
- a CDS encoding sulfate adenylyltransferase subunit 1: MDLLRFITAGSVDDGKSTLIGRLLYDSKSIFEDQLEAIEKTARGNNGQINLALLTDGLKAEREQGITIDVAYKYFSTPKRKFIIADAPGHVQYTRNMVTGASNSNLAIILIDARKGVIEQTYRHSYIASMLRIPHLVVCINKMDLVEFSQARYEEIKAEYLNFAFRLDIKDIEFIPISALNGDNVVDKSENLSWYDGRTLLNHLEEVYIESDENIEDARFPVQYVIRPLSDEHHDYRGYAGQVRSGIFRKGDFITVLPSGFTSTIEAIDTFDGEVEEAFPPMSVTIRLKDEIDISRGDMIVQSDNRPVVSQDLEANICWMDSKALLSGNKYLLRQTTNSVKAVVKEIEFKVAPDTHEKQDASSGLALNEMGKIKIRTAKPVSFDEYRINRSTGSFILVDEGTNSTVGAGMITGVGA; this comes from the coding sequence ATGGATTTATTGCGTTTTATTACTGCGGGAAGCGTGGACGACGGTAAGTCCACTTTGATCGGAAGACTTCTCTACGATAGCAAATCGATTTTTGAGGACCAACTCGAAGCGATCGAAAAAACCGCGCGCGGAAACAACGGTCAGATCAACCTGGCTCTTCTTACCGACGGTCTCAAAGCCGAAAGAGAACAAGGAATTACGATCGACGTCGCTTATAAGTATTTTTCCACACCAAAACGAAAGTTCATCATCGCAGACGCTCCGGGTCACGTTCAGTACACTCGCAATATGGTTACGGGCGCGTCTAACTCGAACCTCGCGATCATTCTGATCGACGCAAGAAAAGGCGTGATCGAACAAACGTATCGCCATTCTTACATCGCTTCGATGCTTCGGATTCCTCACCTCGTGGTTTGTATCAACAAGATGGACCTCGTGGAATTTTCCCAAGCGCGTTACGAGGAAATCAAAGCGGAATATCTGAACTTCGCTTTCCGATTGGACATTAAGGATATTGAATTTATTCCGATCAGCGCGCTCAACGGAGACAACGTCGTCGATAAGTCCGAAAATCTTTCCTGGTATGACGGTCGCACACTTCTCAATCATCTCGAAGAAGTTTATATCGAAAGCGACGAGAACATCGAAGACGCGCGTTTTCCGGTTCAATATGTGATCCGTCCTCTTTCCGACGAACATCACGATTACAGAGGATATGCAGGTCAGGTCCGCAGCGGAATTTTCAGAAAAGGCGATTTTATCACGGTTCTTCCGAGCGGGTTTACGAGCACGATAGAAGCCATCGACACGTTCGACGGAGAAGTGGAAGAAGCGTTTCCTCCTATGTCCGTCACGATCCGTCTGAAAGACGAGATCGATATTTCCCGAGGCGATATGATCGTTCAGTCCGACAACCGACCGGTCGTTTCTCAGGATTTGGAAGCGAACATCTGTTGGATGGATTCCAAGGCGTTATTATCCGGAAATAAATATCTTCTTCGCCAAACCACAAACTCGGTAAAAGCGGTCGTAAAAGAAATCGAATTCAAAGTCGCGCCCGACACTCACGAAAAACAAGACGCTTCTTCCGGACTTGCGTTAAACGAAATGGGAAAAATCAAAATTCGCACTGCAAAGCCCGTAAGTTTCGACGAATATAGAATCAATCGTTCCACCGGAAGTTTTATCCTCGTCGACGAAGGAACCAATTCCACCGTCGGCGCGGGAATGATCACCGGAGTCGGAGCCTAA
- the cysD gene encoding sulfate adenylyltransferase subunit CysD translates to MNRSRLTHLEQLEAESIYILRETASQFERPALLFSGGKDSITLVHLALKAFRPGKFPFPLVHIDTGHNFQEALDFRDELASKIGEKLIVRYVQDSIDQGKAVEEKGKFPSRNGIQTVTLLDTIAEFKFDACIGGARRDEEKARAKERVFSVRDEFGQWDPKLQRPELWNIYNGKIGPGENVRVFPISNWTELDVWEYIRKENIALPSLYFSHKRQVIYRENLLFPVSKFITIDSNDRVEDKVVRFRTVGDMTCTAAVDSQADNIDDIILEIQTTRTTERGSRLDDKRSEAAMEDRKRGGYF, encoded by the coding sequence ATGAATAGATCCAGACTTACACATCTCGAACAACTCGAAGCGGAATCGATTTATATTCTTCGGGAAACCGCTTCTCAGTTTGAAAGACCTGCTCTTCTTTTTTCCGGAGGAAAAGATTCGATTACGCTAGTGCATCTCGCGTTGAAAGCGTTTCGTCCGGGGAAGTTTCCGTTCCCTCTCGTTCACATCGATACCGGTCATAACTTTCAGGAAGCCCTTGATTTCAGAGACGAACTCGCTTCTAAGATCGGCGAGAAGCTGATCGTTCGTTACGTTCAAGATTCCATCGATCAAGGCAAAGCGGTCGAAGAAAAAGGAAAGTTCCCGAGCAGAAACGGAATTCAAACCGTGACCCTTTTGGATACGATCGCCGAATTCAAATTCGACGCTTGTATCGGTGGCGCGCGCCGCGACGAAGAAAAGGCCAGAGCGAAAGAACGCGTTTTTTCCGTTCGCGACGAGTTCGGTCAATGGGATCCGAAACTGCAAAGACCCGAGCTTTGGAATATTTATAACGGTAAAATCGGTCCGGGGGAGAATGTACGCGTTTTTCCGATTTCCAACTGGACCGAGCTGGACGTTTGGGAATACATCCGCAAGGAAAACATCGCGCTCCCTTCCTTATATTTTTCTCATAAACGACAAGTGATCTATCGCGAGAATCTTCTCTTTCCCGTATCCAAGTTTATCACCATCGATTCGAACGACCGCGTTGAAGACAAAGTGGTTCGTTTCCGCACCGTGGGCGATATGACTTGCACGGCGGCCGTGGATTCGCAAGCGGATAACATCGACGACATCATCCTCGAAATCCAAACCACTCGGACCACCGAACGAGGTTCCAGACTCGACGACAAACGTTCCGAAGCGGCTATGGAAGACAGAAAGAGAGGAGGATACTTCTGA
- a CDS encoding phosphoadenylyl-sulfate reductase, producing the protein MNPQELEQKLAPLSLEDALEWISNEYGETAAFSTSLGLEDQVITHVIFSRNLKIRVFTLDTGRLFNETYDLHKLTNASYNKKIETYFPDTIAVQTLINTKGPDSFYDSVDNRKECCYIRKVEPLNRALVGTKLWITGIRSEQSDSRHSLTKVELDSSRNILKYHPILDWSLERTQDFIDTYRIPVNVLHKKGFPSIGCAPCTRAVQPGEDIRSGRWWWEESNQECGLHVVDGKLVRQKSGPKRAI; encoded by the coding sequence ATGAATCCGCAAGAGCTGGAACAAAAACTTGCGCCTTTGAGCCTGGAAGACGCTTTAGAATGGATTAGCAACGAGTATGGAGAAACTGCGGCCTTCTCCACGAGTTTGGGTCTTGAGGACCAAGTCATCACTCACGTTATATTCTCCCGAAATCTGAAAATCAGAGTTTTTACTTTGGATACGGGTCGTCTGTTCAACGAAACCTACGACCTTCACAAACTGACAAACGCAAGTTATAACAAAAAAATCGAAACGTATTTTCCCGACACGATCGCGGTTCAAACTCTCATCAATACGAAAGGGCCCGACAGCTTTTACGATTCGGTGGATAATAGAAAAGAATGTTGTTATATCCGAAAGGTCGAGCCTCTGAATCGTGCTCTTGTCGGAACAAAACTTTGGATCACCGGAATTCGGTCGGAACAATCGGATTCCAGACATTCTTTGACGAAAGTCGAACTCGATTCTTCGCGTAATATTTTAAAATATCATCCGATTCTCGATTGGTCGTTGGAACGCACGCAGGACTTTATCGATACGTATCGGATTCCGGTGAACGTATTACACAAAAAAGGATTTCCTTCGATCGGATGCGCTCCTTGCACAAGAGCGGTTCAGCCTGGAGAAGACATCCGCTCCGGAAGATGGTGGTGGGAAGAATCCAACCAAGAATGCGGACTTCACGTCGTCGACGGCAAGTTGGTCCGTCAGAAATCCGGACCTAAAAGAGCAATATGA
- a CDS encoding type II CAAX prenyl endopeptidase Rce1 family protein, giving the protein MEIVSILKGFFRKNSKIYTLLFGFYGSLFLILFLNEEFGFALLTSKDFKLKATSTFILYGILIFLFYYHLPKKRKIRFRKGKIISFLFVFWISLIVLNLSDFPYEKFLFYLPREWIFWTWKIIKQFTHTLPLLVFPLLYDFYRYKTNPVPFEKRRSPSYYPILILAVIISAIGSFIPGFKEFYPRVPITNERLLYHATWFTTLIFEIVYLYTFYFTEFFFRKFLIRYLSVVGRYHAVGMAALIYGMVHFQKPRGEILSSFFGGLLMGALSIRTHSIRGGLYAHIALAAGMEFFTGIYIWDKLF; this is encoded by the coding sequence ATGGAAATCGTATCGATCTTAAAAGGATTTTTTAGAAAAAATTCCAAAATCTATACTCTATTATTCGGTTTTTATGGGAGCCTATTTTTAATCCTATTCTTGAACGAAGAATTCGGATTTGCTCTTCTCACTTCGAAGGATTTTAAACTAAAAGCGACTAGTACATTCATACTATATGGAATTCTAATATTTCTGTTTTATTATCATCTTCCTAAAAAGAGAAAAATTCGATTCCGTAAAGGAAAAATAATCAGTTTCCTTTTCGTATTTTGGATTAGTTTGATTGTTTTAAATCTATCCGACTTTCCCTATGAAAAATTCCTATTCTATCTTCCAAGAGAATGGATCTTTTGGACCTGGAAGATTATTAAACAATTCACGCATACTCTTCCCTTGTTAGTTTTTCCTCTATTATACGACTTTTATAGATACAAAACGAATCCTGTTCCATTTGAAAAAAGAAGAAGTCCTTCTTATTATCCGATTTTAATTCTCGCTGTGATAATCTCTGCAATCGGTTCCTTTATTCCAGGTTTTAAAGAATTTTATCCGAGGGTTCCAATTACAAACGAACGGCTATTGTATCATGCGACTTGGTTTACGACTCTCATTTTTGAAATCGTATATCTTTATACTTTTTATTTTACGGAATTCTTTTTTAGAAAATTTTTAATTCGATATTTAAGCGTCGTAGGCCGTTATCACGCAGTAGGAATGGCGGCTTTAATTTATGGCATGGTTCACTTTCAAAAACCGAGAGGAGAAATTCTAAGTTCTTTTTTCGGAGGATTGTTAATGGGGGCTTTGAGCATTAGAACTCATTCGATTCGAGGCGGGCTTTACGCACATATCGCACTCGCAGCCGGTATGGAGTTTTTTACCGGGATCTATATTTGGGATAAATTATTTTGA
- a CDS encoding alpha/beta hydrolase — protein sequence MKIGLGIQKIQSRSRRIVLVVSFLVFLSGVNSISAAYEREILTYNLVGRGFNVLETTYYKINVVHYRKPSGGPIIINGKTVLFVHGFGDNSAFFEPLAKELINQGKATHVYIMDLPGHGASTMTRGTAPAPANVSQLSVGNYGDALRALLNQMVGTEKRKITTIVGHSIGGLVIQMIQSRFRDGGSSLLDAFGIENTILIASDIPSALPWFGADAPITDPNSAKGFVWSFKTEKVVETQPFPPQVITGFFVETPDDFYINTKFAVNGVPVTGAPTPAQLEVMSNLEPYTAAANIVGLDPSGQTTNAVSRLSVSPNIWNGFNLKVVWLDKGVFFNQSETEGLAQYLKAGSHAITVSDAEAVHGAPFSKPSLFLSLF from the coding sequence ATGAAGATTGGATTGGGTATTCAGAAAATTCAAAGTCGATCTAGAAGAATTGTTCTGGTCGTAAGTTTTCTAGTTTTTTTATCCGGCGTAAATTCCATTAGCGCCGCTTATGAAAGGGAAATTCTCACGTACAATTTGGTAGGCCGCGGTTTCAATGTGCTTGAAACCACTTATTATAAGATCAATGTCGTTCATTACCGCAAGCCAAGCGGAGGACCGATCATTATCAATGGGAAGACGGTTTTATTTGTTCACGGTTTCGGAGACAATAGCGCCTTCTTTGAACCGTTAGCCAAAGAATTGATCAATCAGGGAAAAGCGACTCACGTTTATATTATGGATCTTCCAGGACATGGCGCTAGTACCATGACTCGCGGGACTGCGCCTGCTCCGGCCAATGTGAGTCAATTGAGTGTTGGAAATTACGGAGATGCACTCCGTGCTTTGCTGAACCAAATGGTTGGTACGGAAAAAAGGAAGATTACGACCATCGTTGGACATAGTATCGGTGGCCTTGTCATTCAGATGATTCAGAGTAGGTTTCGGGATGGCGGTTCCAGCCTTTTGGATGCATTTGGTATCGAAAATACAATCCTGATCGCAAGTGATATTCCTTCGGCTTTACCTTGGTTCGGTGCGGATGCTCCTATAACTGACCCGAATTCTGCAAAAGGTTTTGTTTGGAGTTTTAAGACGGAAAAAGTGGTGGAAACGCAACCTTTTCCTCCTCAGGTTATAACGGGCTTTTTTGTAGAGACACCGGACGATTTTTACATCAATACAAAATTCGCGGTAAACGGGGTTCCGGTAACGGGTGCTCCAACTCCGGCTCAATTGGAAGTTATGAGTAATTTGGAGCCGTACACGGCCGCAGCCAATATCGTAGGTTTGGATCCTTCCGGACAAACGACAAATGCTGTTTCGAGGTTGTCCGTTTCTCCAAATATATGGAACGGTTTTAATCTCAAAGTCGTGTGGTTGGACAAAGGCGTATTTTTCAACCAATCGGAAACTGAGGGACTTGCGCAATATCTCAAAGCTGGATCGCATGCGATTACGGTCTCCGATGCTGAAGCCGTTCACGGCGCTCCGTTTTCCAAGCCGTCTCTTTTTCTTTCCCTTTTCTAG
- a CDS encoding OmpA family protein, translating to MGTLLDQNLKSQTTGQGFLKIAFCVILMFINFNSLFSEEPEKFLFRWRLTPGENVELNEYHNVRLISQGRTIKREDKNRILLQTLSCEMKTCLLDGFFDTYSRFPEVDSAFRKDKTFKSRFQITDLGQYKVPQEYSMPNLRSLPSFSEKPVSVGDEWTQPATESFQFPGGRVMITVLAKYKYHGVDEWEFQNLSDKGDRIEYNYTLYYDSQMGQEGIPFKIYGFARGMVFFNRELGLPQYKRVQLTYTFIYANGTAQEMSFDIHGVYNKNVKLTDSDKDKFAEEVRKILGGELPTGIESGSDSKKNSKNPPRETLSWPEEEENKAKQETMKSSGPPVEIRRTEEGIAISLNSVLFDYNSSQLKDEAKLELKRIASVLKKYGDREIRISGHTDNSGGDEYNRKLSRERALSVLKELRDEQGLEEKRMSYEGYGKSKPIADNSTAQGRQKNRRVDITIVME from the coding sequence ATGGGGACACTTTTGGATCAAAACTTGAAATCTCAAACTACGGGTCAGGGATTTCTTAAAATTGCATTTTGCGTTATTTTAATGTTTATAAACTTTAATTCTCTTTTTTCGGAAGAACCGGAAAAATTTCTTTTTCGTTGGAGGTTGACTCCGGGAGAGAACGTTGAGTTAAACGAATATCATAACGTTCGTCTGATAAGCCAAGGAAGAACGATCAAAAGAGAGGATAAAAATCGAATTCTTTTACAGACTCTCTCTTGCGAAATGAAAACATGTTTGTTAGACGGGTTCTTCGATACTTACAGTCGTTTTCCGGAAGTCGACTCCGCATTTCGCAAAGATAAAACGTTTAAAAGCAGATTTCAAATTACGGATTTAGGGCAATACAAGGTTCCACAAGAATATAGTATGCCGAACCTACGTTCTCTTCCAAGTTTTTCCGAAAAGCCGGTTTCTGTCGGAGACGAATGGACTCAACCTGCTACGGAAAGTTTTCAATTTCCGGGCGGAAGAGTAATGATTACGGTTCTTGCAAAGTATAAGTATCACGGCGTCGACGAATGGGAATTTCAGAATCTTTCCGATAAAGGCGATCGGATTGAATACAACTATACGTTATATTACGATTCTCAAATGGGACAAGAGGGAATTCCTTTTAAAATCTACGGGTTTGCAAGAGGTATGGTTTTTTTCAATCGCGAACTTGGTCTTCCTCAATATAAAAGAGTTCAGTTGACTTATACTTTCATTTACGCAAATGGAACGGCTCAGGAAATGTCATTCGACATCCATGGAGTATATAATAAAAATGTAAAGCTTACGGATAGCGATAAAGATAAGTTCGCTGAGGAAGTCCGTAAAATTTTGGGCGGAGAGCTTCCTACCGGAATCGAATCGGGATCTGATTCGAAAAAAAACTCTAAAAATCCTCCGAGAGAAACTCTTTCATGGCCAGAAGAAGAGGAGAATAAAGCTAAACAGGAAACGATGAAATCTTCCGGCCCCCCGGTTGAAATTCGAAGAACAGAGGAAGGAATCGCGATTTCGTTAAACTCGGTGTTGTTCGATTACAATAGTTCCCAACTCAAAGATGAGGCGAAACTCGAATTAAAAAGAATCGCATCCGTATTGAAAAAATATGGGGACAGGGAGATCAGGATTAGCGGTCATACCGATAACTCGGGCGGGGACGAATACAATCGAAAACTTTCCAGAGAACGCGCTCTTTCCGTCTTAAAAGAACTTAGAGACGAACAAGGTTTGGAAGAAAAAAGAATGTCTTATGAAGGATATGGAAAATCAAAACCGATCGCCGATAACTCTACAGCCCAGGGTAGACAAAAAAACCGTCGGGTTGATATTACCATCGTGATGGAATAG
- the cutA gene encoding divalent-cation tolerance protein CutA, whose protein sequence is MEARLVYVTVGNEKEAIKIGKTVVKERLAACANILPKIKSIYHWEKKLVEDNEAVLILKTKSELMTELTLRIKSLHSYSVPCVVSLPLLEGNREYFSWIFSEVIAE, encoded by the coding sequence ATGGAAGCTAGACTCGTTTACGTCACAGTCGGCAACGAAAAGGAAGCTATTAAAATTGGAAAGACCGTCGTAAAGGAAAGATTAGCCGCGTGTGCGAACATTCTTCCGAAGATAAAGTCAATTTATCATTGGGAAAAAAAGTTGGTTGAAGACAACGAAGCCGTTCTTATCCTAAAAACAAAAAGCGAACTCATGACAGAACTTACCCTAAGGATCAAATCCTTACACAGTTACTCCGTACCTTGTGTGGTTAGTCTTCCTTTATTGGAAGGAAATCGGGAATATTTTTCATGGATTTTCAGCGAGGTTATTGCCGAATAA
- a CDS encoding patatin-like phospholipase family protein, translating into MQIHVKQKFTALTFNSAFFGFYAHAGFAKGLSEIGFYPSKITGCSSGALIGSLVAAGVPIDTVTDLILNLRKKDFWEGNLVTNFVKPIRKGLKNYSGILSGKKIKELLKPYLGHKKIEDLPIPMGISVSNITKQIRELKTKGDLIDRILASMTFPFLFEIQKLGEEEFIDGGVADQEPIKELILDKSVRKIVVHSVRTKKDRSERAMIRAFHSSVQIIENETRELKELLAKHYKKEILRVETVTPYIDANQLRHGKDAMEEGKKSAHHWKKKILAPA; encoded by the coding sequence ATGCAAATACACGTTAAACAAAAATTCACAGCTCTTACATTTAATTCCGCCTTTTTCGGTTTTTACGCACATGCGGGTTTTGCAAAGGGACTTTCGGAAATCGGATTTTATCCTTCCAAAATTACTGGTTGTAGTTCGGGAGCCTTGATCGGCTCTCTCGTTGCGGCCGGAGTTCCCATCGATACCGTGACCGATCTAATTTTAAACTTAAGGAAAAAAGATTTCTGGGAAGGGAATTTGGTCACAAATTTTGTAAAGCCGATCCGCAAAGGATTGAAAAATTATTCCGGAATTCTTTCCGGTAAAAAGATCAAAGAATTATTAAAGCCTTATTTGGGTCATAAAAAGATAGAAGACCTTCCTATCCCGATGGGAATATCGGTTTCAAACATAACAAAACAAATCAGAGAACTCAAAACAAAAGGAGATTTGATCGACCGAATTCTCGCTTCGATGACCTTTCCTTTCCTCTTTGAAATTCAAAAGTTGGGGGAGGAAGAATTTATAGACGGAGGAGTCGCCGATCAGGAACCAATCAAGGAATTGATTTTAGATAAGTCCGTCCGTAAGATTGTGGTTCACAGCGTTCGCACAAAAAAAGACCGCTCCGAGAGAGCGATGATCCGCGCTTTTCATTCCTCGGTTCAGATCATCGAAAATGAAACAAGAGAACTAAAAGAATTACTCGCAAAACATTATAAAAAAGAAATATTAAGAGTCGAAACGGTAACTCCTTATATAGACGCAAATCAGCTTAGACATGGAAAGGATGCGATGGAAGAAGGAAAAAAAAGCGCGCATCACTGGAAGAAAAAGATTCTCGCTCCCGCTTAA
- a CDS encoding GNAT family N-acetyltransferase has product MEPIVAEVTENYVKLHRALSKLMEAPIFNYKSFDFYSNPDSHWFTRAILKGNLSLSDLSSEIEDLRNKGFHPDILDFLNTRTHEIPIYKLGYNFCNEQVGMFLKGDPISLNKKSNTEFDIRKIETEKDLKIWLRILNDSFKSDDRENLYLKLLDQNSFRLYGGFTNGQMTATGMTFYDGESFGLYSITTDLNHRSFGYASALIEHILGEIRKEFPGFIILHATEMGKGIYEKFGFEKSTLLRHWSAI; this is encoded by the coding sequence TTGGAACCGATCGTCGCAGAAGTCACGGAGAATTACGTAAAACTCCATAGGGCGCTTTCAAAATTAATGGAAGCGCCAATCTTCAATTATAAAAGTTTTGACTTCTATTCGAATCCGGATTCGCATTGGTTCACAAGAGCCATCCTCAAAGGGAACTTATCCCTTTCTGACTTGAGTTCGGAAATCGAGGATTTGAGGAACAAGGGATTCCATCCTGATATTTTAGATTTTTTGAATACCAGAACTCACGAAATCCCGATTTATAAACTCGGGTATAATTTCTGTAACGAACAGGTCGGAATGTTTTTAAAAGGAGATCCCATTTCGCTTAACAAAAAATCGAATACGGAATTCGATATTCGAAAAATCGAAACAGAAAAAGATCTAAAAATTTGGTTGAGGATTTTAAACGATTCTTTCAAATCCGACGACCGGGAAAATCTGTATCTTAAATTATTGGATCAAAACTCATTTCGACTATACGGAGGCTTTACAAACGGGCAAATGACCGCGACCGGAATGACTTTTTATGACGGAGAATCCTTCGGTTTATATTCGATTACTACCGATCTCAACCATAGGAGTTTCGGTTACGCATCTGCTCTCATAGAACATATATTAGGCGAAATTCGAAAAGAATTTCCGGGGTTTATCATTTTACACGCGACCGAGATGGGAAAGGGAATCTACGAAAAGTTTGGTTTTGAAAAGTCAACTCTTCTTAGGCATTGGAGTGCAATTTAG